The genomic stretch GTTTACGGCCCCGGCCGCGCTCACCGCCACGAAGATCGACGCGCCGTTGCGGGATATCCCGCTCTCGGTCAAGTCGTTCACCGGTTCGTTCATGAAGGCCATCGAGGCCGAGCGCGTCTCCGACATGTACACGTACATGACGGGGGTGAGCCGCGCCGGAGATACCGCTTACGACTTCACCATCCGGGGCGTCCGGTCGGGTGAGCCCGGGAATATCCAGGTGAACGGCCTGCCGGGCCTCGCGGCCCGCTTCGGGTCCCCGTCGACCATCAACGTCGACCGCATCGAGGTGCTCAAAGGACCGGCGTCGGTCTTGTACGGCCAAGTGCAGCCCGGTGGCCTCGTCAACATCGTGACGAAGAAGCCGCAGGCGCGGCGCTCGCAGATGGTCGACGTTCGCTATTCGACGTTCGCCGGGACGGGAGTATCGTTCGGCGACGCGAACATCGGACGGTTCGCCGCGGACTTCACGGGGCCGATGACCTCGAACCAGCATGCGATGTACCGCGTCATGACCTCGTACGACAGCGCCCAGTCGTTTCGAGGCGCCGCCGCCGAGAAGAACTTCTACTTTGCGCCGTCGTTCAGCTTCGTGTCGCGAGCGGGAACGAGCCTCACGGTCGAACTGGAGTACCGCCACGAAAACGTCGGCCTGGACAGCGGCCTGGTGGCGCCGAACAACGACATCGCCAAGGTGGCGCCGCGGACGACGCTCTACCAGGAGCCCGGGGATCGGATCGAGGAGACCGGCAAGGTCGTCAGCGCGTACCTCGTGACGCGGTTGGGCCGAGGGTTCACCTGGAATACCACGTGGCGGAGCGTCTTCCACAACGACTCGCGGAAGGGATTCGAAACGGCCAGCCTCCTGAAGGACAACGTGACGGTGCGCCGGCGCGATCGCTACCAGGTGAACCATCGATCGTACCAGTTTGGTGACAGCAATCTCAAGCGCGAGGTGTTCACCGGTTCCGTCCGTCACACGCTGCTTGCGGGTGTCAATGGCGGGTACGAGTTGCGGGATTTCGACCGCCTCAGCTACACGCCTACCTCGACTCTCGACGTCAACCTCTACAATCCTGTCTATGGCAAGCTCGCGCCCGCCCCGATTCCGGGTACGCATCTCGTCACCGACTACTGGAACCTGGGAGCGTACGCCCAGGACCAGGTCGAGATCAGCAAGAAGTTCAAGGCTCTGGCGGGTCTGCGGTACGACTCGCAGAACGCTCAGACCGAGGACCTGCGCTCGACTGCGGGCAAGACGACGAAGAAGGTCGGCGCCGTGCTGCCGATGGCTGGAATCGTGTACCAGCCCGAACGTCACGTGTCTCTCTACAGTAGCTACAGCACGTCCTTCACGCCGCCAAACCCGAGTGCCGTTGACGCGAAGGGCCTGAACACGTTCGATCCCGAAAAAGGCCGCCAGGTCGAGGTGGGATCCAAGTTCGAGGCGTTGAATGGCAACCTCGACGCCACGCTCGCCTGGTTCAATATCGTGCGGGACAACGTGATCAATGCGGTGGGCGGCGGCATCAGCGTCCAAACCGGCCAGGAGCGCAGCCGTGGCGTCGAGTTCGAGCTGCGGGCCAAGCCCGTGCCCGAGTGGCAGGTCATCTTCGGGTACGCGCACCTCGACGCGCTCGTCATGAAGGACACGAGCGCCGTCAACGTCGGTGCCCGGTCGCTGAACGTGCCCGGGGACAGCGTGAATCTCTGGACGCGGTACGACCTGCCCGGCGGTCAGCTGAGGGGGCTTGGGTTCGGTTTCGGGATCGCCTACCAAAGCACCAAGGTTGGCACGCTTCCGGCCGCGTCACCCCTTATCCTCACCTTGCCGGCGTATACGCGGGTGGATCTCGGGGTGTACTACGTGGCGAAGAAATACGAGCTGACGCTGAAGGTCGCGAACGTGAGCGACAAGCTGTACTACGAAAGCGCGGCCGGAAACCTCGGCATCTCGGTAGGGAAGCCTCGGCAGATGACGTTGTCCATGCGGGTGCGGTTCTAGGGGCGCGGCCCGGCGAGGGACGAGATATGCGGCATGGAATGCGGGAATTGAAGACCCGGTGCGGCCTGCTGGCGATCGGTGTGGCGGCCGTCTGCGTCCTGACGACGGCCGCCGCGCAGCGTCCGGCGGCCGACCTGATCTTCCACAATGCGAAGGTGTGGACCGTGGACCCGGCCCGGCCGACGGCGCAGGCTGTTGCCGTCAGTGCGGGCCGCATCACGGCCGTCGGAACGTCAGCTGACATCCTGGCGCTGAAAGGACCGGCCACTCGCGTCGTCGACGTGGAGGGACGCCTCCTCCTGCCGGGATTCATCGACGCTCACACCCACTTCGAGAACGCGTGCGACTGGGTCTTCCAGGTCAGTTTGTTCGACGTGAACACCCAGGAGGAGTTGACCCGCCGGCTCAGGGAAGCCGTGGCCCGCGTGCCAAAGGGCATGTGGATCACCGGGGGGGACTGGGGAGCGCTTGCCGCGTGGGACCGCGCCAAGAAAGGCCTCCCAGCCTCTGAATCGTTCACGCCGTCGCTCAAGGACGTGGACGCCGTTGCCCCGGATCATCCCGTCCTCCTGCGCCGTCACGACATGGCATACTTTGCCAACTCACTGGCGCTCGCGCGTGCCCGGTTCGCGCCGACGAGCCCCGACCCGCGAGGCGGAGCGATGGCGCGCGACCCGCAGACCGGCGCGCTCATCGGGATGCTCTTCGGCCGCGCCGGGGAACGGCTGCAGCAGTTGATGCCGCCGCCGTCTCTCGAACGAAAGGTCGCCGGGGGGCGTGTCGCCCTCGCCGAGCTCAACCGCGTTGGCATCGTGGGAATTCACGACGTCGCGCGTGTCGACTCGATCTCGCAGCGGACCGCGTTCCACACCGCCGTCGAACGCAGCGCGAGCGACCTGGAGATCTTTCTCGAACTTCGGCGGCGCGGCCAGCTGACAGCGCGTGTCTACCCCGAATTGACCTTGGCGACGTTTCGGGAGCTGAAGAACGTCGGGATTACGCCGCATTCCGGCGACGACATGATCCGGTACGGCGCGCTGAAGGCGTTCGTGGACGGGTACTTGATGTTCGAGCCCTACGCGGACAATCCGAAGTACTCTGGAATCTACTCGTTCCGGTACATCGACGACCAGACCATGGAGCGCGATGTCATCGATGCCGATCGCGCGGGATTCGACCCGATGTTCCACGTGATCGGTGACCGGGCGTCCAATCTGCTCCTCAACTGGTTCGAGAAGGCGATCAAGACCAATCCACCGCGCGAGCGTCGCTTTCGCGTGATCCACGGGCATTTCATGACGCCGGCGGACATCGAGCGTACCGGCAGGCTGGGGCTGATCGTCGACGTAACGCCCTATCACCTGATCAAGGATCTGGGGACCATCGACCGGAGCGTGGGCCCGGAGCGGGCGAAGACGGGCCACGCCTGGCGATCGATGATGAAAGCGGGAGCGCGGCTCAACATCGTGTCGGACTGGCCTGGCAGCTACAACGAAATGGAGTACAAGCCGATCAACCCGCTCGAGAACATCTACTACGCCGTCACGAGGCAGCCGCTCGGTGGGCGCCCCCAGGGGCCGTGGCATCCTGAAGAGTGCTTGACGGTCGAAGAGGCGGTCCGCGCGTACACCATCAATCCGGCCTGGTCGTCCTACGAGGACAACGCGAAGGGAAGCGTGACCGTCGGGAAGCTGGCGGACCTTGTCGTTCTCTCGAAGGACATCTTGACCGTGCCTCCCGCGTCCATCCCGACCGCTGAAGTCCTGTATACGGTCCTGGGCGGGAAGGTCGTCTA from Vicinamibacterales bacterium encodes the following:
- a CDS encoding TonB-dependent receptor, yielding MYPREVFMMGVRKNWRVLAIVVVVLGAVCVPSFGAAQTAAAKNAAQPTLAPGTIAGQVADQTGGVMPGVSVTLRNSSANFERTEVTDGRGRYAFDKVPAGTYTLTAFIEGFQPNTVDLTFAARDSRAVDLSLSAAGFKEEVTVAFTAPAALTATKIDAPLRDIPLSVKSFTGSFMKAIEAERVSDMYTYMTGVSRAGDTAYDFTIRGVRSGEPGNIQVNGLPGLAARFGSPSTINVDRIEVLKGPASVLYGQVQPGGLVNIVTKKPQARRSQMVDVRYSTFAGTGVSFGDANIGRFAADFTGPMTSNQHAMYRVMTSYDSAQSFRGAAAEKNFYFAPSFSFVSRAGTSLTVELEYRHENVGLDSGLVAPNNDIAKVAPRTTLYQEPGDRIEETGKVVSAYLVTRLGRGFTWNTTWRSVFHNDSRKGFETASLLKDNVTVRRRDRYQVNHRSYQFGDSNLKREVFTGSVRHTLLAGVNGGYELRDFDRLSYTPTSTLDVNLYNPVYGKLAPAPIPGTHLVTDYWNLGAYAQDQVEISKKFKALAGLRYDSQNAQTEDLRSTAGKTTKKVGAVLPMAGIVYQPERHVSLYSSYSTSFTPPNPSAVDAKGLNTFDPEKGRQVEVGSKFEALNGNLDATLAWFNIVRDNVINAVGGGISVQTGQERSRGVEFELRAKPVPEWQVIFGYAHLDALVMKDTSAVNVGARSLNVPGDSVNLWTRYDLPGGQLRGLGFGFGIAYQSTKVGTLPAASPLILTLPAYTRVDLGVYYVAKKYELTLKVANVSDKLYYESAAGNLGISVGKPRQMTLSMRVRF
- a CDS encoding amidohydrolase gives rise to the protein MRHGMRELKTRCGLLAIGVAAVCVLTTAAAQRPAADLIFHNAKVWTVDPARPTAQAVAVSAGRITAVGTSADILALKGPATRVVDVEGRLLLPGFIDAHTHFENACDWVFQVSLFDVNTQEELTRRLREAVARVPKGMWITGGDWGALAAWDRAKKGLPASESFTPSLKDVDAVAPDHPVLLRRHDMAYFANSLALARARFAPTSPDPRGGAMARDPQTGALIGMLFGRAGERLQQLMPPPSLERKVAGGRVALAELNRVGIVGIHDVARVDSISQRTAFHTAVERSASDLEIFLELRRRGQLTARVYPELTLATFRELKNVGITPHSGDDMIRYGALKAFVDGYLMFEPYADNPKYSGIYSFRYIDDQTMERDVIDADRAGFDPMFHVIGDRASNLLLNWFEKAIKTNPPRERRFRVIHGHFMTPADIERTGRLGLIVDVTPYHLIKDLGTIDRSVGPERAKTGHAWRSMMKAGARLNIVSDWPGSYNEMEYKPINPLENIYYAVTRQPLGGRPQGPWHPEECLTVEEAVRAYTINPAWSSYEDNAKGSVTVGKLADLVVLSKDILTVPPASIPTAEVLYTVLGGKVVYEKH